A single region of the Streptomyces caelestis genome encodes:
- a CDS encoding Lrp/AsnC family transcriptional regulator translates to MGFQAAVPKEPRHPRAAADETSVAFDALDRQILQLLQTDGRIKLSELGRRVRLSPAAVTERVRRLEAAGVISGYGAHVVPARLGYGIQAFIRVDPHGGYTLKHPRTLELIERPEITEVHHVVGEDCWILKAAVRDTVHLEEVLEAVSALGRTTTSIVLTSPVERKPLLP, encoded by the coding sequence ATGGGATTTCAGGCCGCCGTACCGAAAGAACCACGGCATCCGCGCGCCGCCGCCGACGAAACCTCGGTGGCCTTCGACGCGCTGGACCGGCAGATCCTCCAGCTGCTCCAGACCGACGGCCGGATCAAGCTCAGCGAGCTGGGCCGCCGGGTCCGGCTCAGCCCCGCGGCGGTCACCGAGCGGGTACGGCGACTGGAGGCGGCCGGCGTGATCAGCGGCTACGGCGCCCATGTCGTGCCGGCCCGGCTCGGCTACGGCATCCAGGCGTTCATCCGGGTCGACCCGCACGGCGGCTACACCCTCAAGCACCCCAGAACCCTGGAGCTGATCGAGCGGCCCGAGATCACCGAGGTGCACCACGTGGTCGGCGAGGACTGCTGGATCCTCAAGGCCGCCGTCCGGGACACCGTCCACCTGGAGGAGGTGCTGGAGGCGGTCTCCGCACTGGGCCGCACGACGACGTCGATCGTGCTGACCTCCCCGGTGGAGCGCAAACCGCTGTTGCCTTGA
- a CDS encoding NAD-dependent epimerase/dehydratase family protein produces MEKAREILVIGGNRYVGKRLIARLLAEGHHVTVLNRGSSPPPAGVDHLVADRDDERSLTGALGSRLFDVVVDQVCYTPRQAALARRVFSGRTRRYVMTSTVEVYEYEDSPALVREEAVDPATVTVDLELPWDDPAFLEANYGEGKRQAEAVLAADGPVFPYAAVRVAHVLGGDDDFTGRLAHYAERIRAGEPIAVPVVNRPATYVHVEEIGRFLAWAAGEDFTGPVNAASRGTLTTGELCEAVAAHVPGGRTVFRPVEVGEVSPFSFRRSYGMDNARAARLGFTFTDARQWLPRAVAETLGKDD; encoded by the coding sequence ATGGAAAAGGCCCGGGAAATACTGGTCATCGGCGGGAACCGCTACGTCGGAAAGCGTCTGATCGCACGACTGCTCGCCGAAGGGCACCACGTCACCGTGCTGAACCGGGGTTCCTCCCCGCCGCCGGCCGGGGTGGACCATCTGGTCGCCGACCGGGACGACGAGCGGTCGCTGACCGGCGCGCTCGGCTCGCGCCTCTTCGACGTCGTCGTCGACCAGGTCTGCTACACCCCCCGCCAGGCGGCCCTCGCCCGTCGCGTCTTCTCCGGCCGTACCCGCCGCTATGTGATGACCTCCACGGTCGAGGTGTACGAGTACGAGGACTCCCCCGCCCTCGTGCGCGAGGAGGCCGTCGACCCGGCCACGGTCACCGTCGACCTCGAACTGCCCTGGGACGATCCGGCGTTCCTGGAGGCCAACTACGGGGAGGGCAAGCGGCAGGCCGAGGCGGTCCTCGCGGCCGACGGCCCCGTGTTCCCGTACGCGGCGGTGCGGGTGGCCCATGTGCTGGGCGGGGATGACGACTTCACCGGGCGGCTGGCCCACTACGCCGAGCGGATACGCGCCGGCGAGCCGATCGCCGTGCCGGTGGTGAACCGGCCCGCCACGTACGTCCACGTCGAGGAGATCGGCCGCTTCCTGGCCTGGGCGGCGGGCGAGGACTTCACCGGGCCGGTGAACGCCGCCTCGCGCGGGACGCTGACCACCGGGGAGCTGTGCGAGGCCGTGGCCGCGCACGTCCCGGGCGGCCGGACCGTGTTCCGGCCCGTCGAGGTCGGCGAGGTCTCCCCGTTCTCCTTCCGCCGCTCCTACGGCATGGACAACGCCCGGGCCGCCCGGCTCGGCTTCACCTTCACCGACGCCCGGCAGTGGCTGCCGCGTGCCGTCGCCGAGACGCTCGGGAAGGACGACTGA
- a CDS encoding HelD family protein, translated as MSNTEFPDDELRQEQEFIDGLYARVDALRGDTETSVTDALAQGNTPMQARLERDILVAERSGLLAALNAVDGSLCFGRIDLTSGVTHHIGRIGLRRDDADRTPVLIDWRADVARPFYLATGHTPMGLRRRRHIATDGRRVTHLHDEILDLGDETRTGHEDPSGDAVLLAALNSARTGRMSDIVQTIQADQDRVIRAPHRGVLVVEGGPGTGKTAVALHRAAYLLYEHRELLAKRAVLIVGPNPAFLGYIGEVLPSLGETGVLLATVGELFPGVKATATDTPEAAAVKGRAEMADVLAEVVRSRQALPDPVIAVEHEREVLMLDDGLVNVARERTRAAKLPHNAAREHFEGHILNTLTELYAERIGTDPFDGSSLLDPSDITQIRDDLAENPEVWAAIDQLWPLLSPQRLVADFLAAPEEFLSPEDADAVRRPVTRRWTVADVPLLDEAAELLGDDDRLARERAQRERERQIAYAQGVLDVSYASRTYEFEDKEEDDPESSEVLSAHDIIDAERFAERHEEDDHRSAAERAAADRTWAFGHIIVDEAQELSPMAWRLLMRRSPTRSMTLVGDPAQTAEAAGVGSWAGILAPYVEDRWEHTRLGVNYRTPAEIMDVAAAVVRAEHPEFEPPSSVRSTGVRPWARATDDLPGAVAKAVGELTPAEGRLAVIAPRDLHRGLAARLDGVTAGAEPDLTRTVVLLDPRQAKGLEFDSVLVVEPGRYGTSDLYVALTRATQRLGVLHTGELPKALSEHFG; from the coding sequence TTGTCAAACACCGAATTTCCGGACGATGAATTGCGGCAGGAGCAGGAATTCATCGACGGGTTGTACGCGCGCGTGGACGCGCTGCGCGGCGACACCGAGACCTCCGTCACGGACGCGCTCGCGCAGGGCAACACCCCCATGCAGGCCAGACTGGAGCGGGACATCCTCGTCGCCGAGCGATCCGGGCTGCTCGCCGCGCTGAACGCGGTGGACGGCTCCCTGTGCTTCGGCCGGATCGACCTCACCTCGGGCGTGACCCACCACATCGGGCGCATCGGCCTGCGCAGGGACGACGCCGACCGCACACCGGTCCTGATCGACTGGCGTGCCGACGTCGCCCGCCCCTTCTACCTGGCCACCGGCCACACCCCGATGGGCCTCAGGCGCCGGCGGCACATCGCCACCGACGGCCGCCGGGTCACCCACCTGCACGACGAGATCCTCGACCTCGGCGACGAGACCCGCACCGGCCACGAGGACCCGTCCGGCGACGCGGTGCTGCTCGCCGCGCTCAACTCCGCCCGCACCGGCCGGATGAGCGACATCGTGCAGACCATCCAGGCCGACCAGGACCGCGTCATCCGCGCCCCGCACCGTGGCGTGCTCGTCGTGGAGGGCGGCCCGGGCACCGGCAAGACGGCCGTCGCCCTGCACCGCGCCGCCTATCTGCTGTACGAGCACCGGGAGCTGCTCGCCAAGCGGGCGGTGCTGATCGTCGGGCCCAACCCGGCGTTCCTCGGCTACATCGGCGAGGTGCTGCCCTCCCTCGGCGAGACCGGCGTGCTCCTCGCGACCGTCGGCGAACTGTTCCCCGGCGTGAAGGCGACCGCCACCGACACGCCCGAGGCCGCCGCCGTGAAGGGCCGCGCCGAGATGGCCGACGTCCTCGCCGAGGTCGTGCGCAGCCGGCAGGCGCTGCCCGACCCGGTGATCGCCGTCGAGCACGAACGCGAAGTGCTCATGCTGGACGACGGCCTGGTGAACGTCGCCCGCGAGCGCACCCGCGCCGCGAAGCTGCCGCACAACGCGGCCCGCGAGCACTTCGAGGGGCACATCCTCAACACCCTCACCGAGCTGTACGCCGAGCGGATCGGCACCGACCCGTTCGACGGGTCCAGCCTGCTCGACCCCAGCGACATCACCCAGATCCGCGACGACCTCGCCGAGAACCCCGAGGTGTGGGCGGCCATCGACCAGCTGTGGCCGTTGCTGAGCCCGCAGCGGCTCGTCGCCGACTTCCTCGCCGCGCCGGAGGAGTTCCTGTCCCCCGAGGACGCCGACGCCGTACGCCGCCCGGTGACCCGGCGCTGGACCGTCGCCGACGTGCCGCTGCTCGACGAGGCCGCCGAACTCCTCGGCGACGACGACCGGCTGGCCCGGGAGCGCGCGCAGCGCGAGCGGGAGCGGCAGATCGCCTACGCGCAGGGCGTGCTGGACGTGTCGTACGCCTCCCGGACCTACGAGTTCGAGGACAAGGAGGAGGACGACCCCGAGTCCTCCGAGGTGCTTTCCGCGCACGACATCATCGACGCCGAGCGGTTCGCCGAACGGCACGAGGAGGACGACCACCGCAGTGCCGCCGAGCGCGCCGCCGCCGACCGCACCTGGGCGTTCGGGCACATCATCGTCGACGAGGCGCAGGAGCTGTCGCCGATGGCGTGGCGGCTGCTGATGCGGCGCAGCCCGACCCGCTCGATGACCCTGGTCGGCGACCCCGCGCAGACGGCGGAGGCGGCCGGTGTCGGCTCCTGGGCGGGCATCCTCGCCCCGTACGTGGAGGACCGCTGGGAGCACACGCGGCTGGGCGTCAACTACCGCACCCCGGCCGAGATCATGGACGTCGCCGCGGCCGTGGTCCGCGCCGAGCACCCGGAGTTCGAGCCGCCGAGCTCGGTCCGCTCCACGGGCGTACGGCCCTGGGCGCGGGCCACCGACGACCTCCCCGGCGCCGTCGCCAAGGCGGTCGGGGAACTCACCCCCGCCGAGGGGCGGCTCGCGGTGATCGCCCCGCGCGACCTCCACCGAGGCCTGGCGGCCCGGCTGGACGGCGTGACGGCGGGCGCCGAACCCGACCTCACCCGGACGGTCGTCCTCCTCGACCCGCGCCAGGCCAAGGGCCTGGAGTTCGACTCCGTCCTCGTGGTCGAGCCCGGCCGCTACGGCACCAGCGACCTGTACGTGGCCCTGACCCGGGCCACCCAGAGGCTCGGCGTGCTGCACACCGGGGAGCTGCCGAAGGCCCTGTCCGAGCACTTCGGGTAA
- a CDS encoding thioredoxin family protein: MIDVTDGDFEAEVIGADLPVLVEFTADWCPPCRQMGPVLKALASEEGDRLKVVQLDVDANPETTNAYKVLSMPTFMVFRGGEPVKSMVGARAKRRLLEELADVL, from the coding sequence GTGATCGACGTGACGGACGGGGACTTCGAGGCGGAGGTGATCGGCGCGGACCTGCCGGTGCTGGTGGAGTTCACCGCCGACTGGTGTCCGCCCTGCCGGCAGATGGGGCCGGTGCTGAAAGCCCTCGCCTCCGAGGAGGGCGACCGGCTGAAGGTGGTGCAGCTCGACGTGGACGCCAACCCGGAGACCACGAACGCCTACAAGGTGCTGTCGATGCCGACGTTCATGGTGTTCCGCGGCGGTGAGCCCGTGAAGTCGATGGTGGGCGCGCGGGCCAAGCGGCGGCTGCTGGAGGAGCTCGCCGACGTGCTGTAG
- a CDS encoding AAA family ATPase, with amino-acid sequence MAEGLEIMSSDEYRARYGAEREASPLSMEQISGLFHEFLTAVARPKRRDGDGSRDLSRRLREHLGSTPGDRPVVKAAYPSYDLPHVHLALERWFGGDGRSYELIGMRGAQHHGDLTLGDILEASDRYDRFTVGAVDYAQLPVSPDAELACVSCGFYLGAEGEERFAVLLRGPQDEYGRDKVEIEVLAGAKEFADRLLAEIDVLVRELNIFRGQILSFEGSEFGTGLGPFRFHRRPGLTRDDIVLPDGLLERVERQVVGVARRREQLRAAGQHLRRGLLLYGPPGTGKTHTIRYLLARLPGFTVVVLSGTSIEAIGPACALARMLQPALVVLEDCDLIAEARDHGGGEQPLLFQVLNEMDGLGDDADVAFLLTTNRADLLEPALAQRPGRVDLAVEIPLPDADGRARLLGLYGSGLGLGQEITDEVVARTEGTTASFTKELVRRSVLIAAERESPRTEAQDVRAALGELLSDHDRLTRRLLGVRGAEDAETSQDDDTFE; translated from the coding sequence ATGGCGGAGGGGCTCGAGATCATGAGCTCGGACGAGTACCGGGCGCGGTACGGGGCCGAGCGGGAGGCGTCACCTCTGTCCATGGAGCAGATCAGCGGGCTGTTCCACGAGTTCCTGACGGCGGTGGCCCGGCCGAAGCGGCGGGACGGCGACGGCAGCCGGGATCTGTCCCGGCGGCTCCGTGAGCACCTGGGCTCCACTCCGGGGGACCGGCCCGTGGTCAAGGCCGCCTACCCGTCGTACGACCTGCCCCATGTCCATCTCGCGCTGGAGCGCTGGTTCGGCGGGGACGGGCGGTCGTACGAGCTCATCGGGATGCGGGGCGCCCAGCACCACGGTGACCTGACGCTCGGCGACATCCTCGAAGCGTCCGACCGGTACGACCGGTTCACCGTCGGGGCCGTCGACTACGCCCAGCTGCCGGTCTCGCCCGATGCCGAACTCGCCTGCGTCTCCTGCGGTTTCTATCTCGGGGCCGAGGGCGAGGAGCGGTTCGCCGTGCTGTTGCGCGGACCGCAGGACGAGTACGGGCGCGACAAGGTGGAGATCGAGGTGCTGGCCGGGGCGAAGGAGTTCGCCGACCGGCTGCTCGCCGAGATCGACGTGCTGGTGCGCGAGCTCAACATCTTCCGGGGGCAGATCCTGTCCTTCGAGGGCTCGGAGTTCGGCACCGGCCTGGGACCGTTCCGCTTCCACCGCCGGCCCGGACTCACCCGTGACGACATCGTGCTGCCCGACGGGCTCCTGGAGCGGGTGGAGCGGCAGGTCGTGGGCGTGGCCCGGCGCCGGGAGCAACTGCGCGCGGCCGGCCAGCACCTGCGCCGGGGACTGCTGCTCTACGGCCCGCCCGGCACCGGCAAGACCCACACCATCCGCTACCTCCTGGCCCGCCTGCCCGGGTTCACGGTCGTCGTCCTGTCCGGGACGAGCATCGAGGCCATCGGCCCCGCCTGTGCCCTGGCCCGGATGCTCCAGCCCGCGCTGGTCGTCCTGGAGGACTGCGACCTGATCGCCGAGGCCCGCGACCACGGCGGTGGCGAGCAGCCGCTGCTCTTTCAGGTCCTCAACGAGATGGACGGCCTCGGCGACGACGCCGATGTCGCCTTCCTGCTCACCACCAACCGTGCCGACCTGCTGGAACCGGCCCTCGCCCAGCGCCCCGGACGCGTCGACCTGGCCGTGGAGATCCCCCTGCCGGACGCGGACGGCCGGGCCCGTCTGCTCGGCCTGTACGGTTCCGGCCTCGGCCTGGGCCAGGAGATCACCGACGAGGTCGTGGCCCGCACGGAGGGCACGACGGCCTCCTTCACCAAGGAACTCGTCCGCCGGTCCGTCCTGATCGCCGCCGAGCGCGAGTCACCCCGCACCGAGGCGCAGGACGTCCGCGCGGCCCTCGGCGAACTCCTCTCCGACCACGACCGGCTGACCCGGCGACTGCTCGGGGTGCGGGGCGCCGAGGACGCGGAGACGTCCCAGGACGACGACACCTTCGAGTAA
- a CDS encoding aldo/keto reductase, with protein MRYRTLGGLRVSAVGLGAMPLSIEGRPDEKRAMATVHAALDAGVTLLDTADSYHLPGAEPGHNERLLARALAAYGGDTSGVLVATKGGRGRPAGGDWTVNGSPRHLKAAAEASRKRLGVEAIGLYQLHKPDPDVPFEESVGALRELLDAGTIRLAGVSNTDADQIRRAREILGEKLVSVQNRYSPAVRDSEPELRLCAELGLAFLPWSPLGGLARSSLDGPSRTEGRDRLAAFHEVAADLGVSPQQVGLAWLLARSPAVVPIPGASRPETARDSAAAADLRLSSEERARLDEAAGP; from the coding sequence ATGCGGTACAGAACACTTGGCGGGCTGCGGGTGAGCGCGGTCGGGCTCGGCGCGATGCCGCTGTCCATCGAGGGCCGGCCGGACGAGAAGCGGGCGATGGCCACCGTGCACGCGGCGCTCGACGCGGGCGTGACCCTCCTGGACACGGCCGACTCGTACCATCTGCCGGGCGCGGAGCCCGGCCACAACGAACGTCTGCTGGCCCGCGCGCTGGCCGCCTACGGCGGGGACACCTCCGGTGTGCTGGTGGCGACGAAGGGCGGCCGTGGCCGCCCGGCCGGCGGCGACTGGACGGTGAACGGCTCCCCGCGCCACCTCAAGGCCGCCGCCGAGGCCTCCCGCAAGCGCCTCGGTGTGGAGGCGATCGGCCTCTACCAGCTCCACAAGCCGGACCCCGACGTGCCCTTCGAGGAGTCGGTCGGCGCCCTGCGCGAGCTGCTCGACGCGGGCACGATCCGGCTGGCCGGGGTGTCCAACACGGACGCGGACCAGATCCGCCGGGCGCGGGAGATCCTCGGCGAGAAGCTGGTGTCGGTGCAGAACCGGTACTCTCCCGCCGTCCGGGACAGCGAGCCGGAGCTGCGGCTGTGCGCGGAACTGGGGCTGGCGTTCCTGCCGTGGAGCCCGCTGGGCGGGCTGGCCCGCAGTTCCCTGGACGGGCCGTCGCGCACCGAGGGCAGGGATCGCCTGGCCGCCTTCCACGAGGTCGCGGCGGACCTCGGCGTCAGTCCCCAGCAGGTCGGCCTGGCCTGGCTGCTGGCGCGCTCCCCCGCCGTCGTCCCGATCCCGGGGGCGAGCCGGCCGGAGACGGCCAGGGACTCGGCGGCCGCGGCGGACCTGCGGCTCAGCTCGGAGGAACGGGCGCGTCTGGACGAGGCCGCCGGGCCCTGA
- a CDS encoding DHA2 family efflux MFS transporter permease subunit, with amino-acid sequence MRLVMTEPAERMDRPYARRWWALLVLCLSLLIIVMANTALTVAAPDMTEDLGLSSADLQWVIDGYTVPYAALMLLLGAIGDKYSRRGALVLGLVVFGGGAVSGYLADSATAVIAARAVMGAGAAMIMPATLSLLAATFPRAERAKAITLWTATAGLAIAAGPLVAGALLEHHGWSSTFLINVPVAVLAIVGAFVLVPPSRAGHHGRIDYGGGLLSVVWIGALVYMIIEGPHFGWGAKAVTAAVVAGVALVAFVLWELRHPRPVLDVRRFTDRGFAGSNLAVALFFLAVFGAFYYLTQHLQFVLGYDALDTGLRMLPLAGAVFVGSALTGWLTPRVGMKWTVTAGMVGGTAALALLTQVDSGSSYGDFVAPLIVLGLAIGLALSPCTDAIMGAFPESELGVGGAVNDTSLELGGSLGIAVLGSLLATSYSGHLSDATAGRGLPASSLETAQDSVGAGYAVAQGLGDKARQLAEQAAHTSDPQQAERLKAQAGQLADGARQMADAVGASFSDAVAHTSLVGAVVLGVGTVAVALLLPGRGKAVEESAEEGRQAESVGAR; translated from the coding sequence ATGCGACTCGTCATGACCGAACCGGCCGAGCGGATGGACCGCCCCTACGCCCGGCGGTGGTGGGCGCTGCTCGTGCTCTGCCTGAGCCTGCTGATCATCGTGATGGCGAACACCGCCCTCACCGTCGCCGCGCCCGACATGACCGAGGATCTCGGCCTGTCCAGCGCCGACCTCCAATGGGTGATCGACGGCTACACCGTCCCGTACGCCGCGCTGATGCTGCTGCTCGGCGCGATAGGTGACAAGTACAGCCGCCGGGGCGCGCTCGTCCTCGGGCTGGTCGTGTTCGGCGGCGGCGCCGTCTCCGGCTACCTCGCCGACAGCGCCACCGCGGTGATCGCCGCACGTGCCGTGATGGGCGCCGGCGCCGCGATGATCATGCCCGCCACGCTGTCCCTGCTCGCGGCGACCTTCCCGCGCGCCGAACGCGCCAAGGCCATCACCCTGTGGACCGCCACGGCCGGGCTCGCCATCGCGGCCGGTCCGCTGGTCGCCGGGGCGCTGCTGGAGCACCACGGCTGGTCGTCGACGTTCCTCATCAACGTCCCCGTCGCCGTCCTGGCCATCGTCGGCGCGTTCGTCCTCGTACCGCCGTCCAGGGCCGGCCACCACGGGCGTATCGACTACGGCGGCGGACTGCTGTCGGTGGTGTGGATCGGCGCACTCGTCTACATGATCATCGAGGGTCCGCACTTCGGCTGGGGCGCCAAGGCCGTCACGGCGGCCGTCGTCGCGGGCGTCGCGCTCGTGGCCTTCGTGCTCTGGGAGCTGCGCCACCCGCGTCCCGTCCTCGACGTGCGCCGCTTCACCGACCGCGGCTTCGCGGGCTCGAACCTCGCCGTCGCCCTGTTCTTCCTGGCCGTCTTCGGAGCCTTCTACTACCTGACCCAGCACCTCCAGTTCGTCCTCGGCTACGACGCCCTGGACACGGGCCTGCGCATGCTGCCGCTGGCCGGTGCCGTCTTCGTGGGCTCCGCGCTCACCGGCTGGCTCACCCCGCGGGTCGGCATGAAGTGGACCGTCACGGCCGGCATGGTCGGCGGTACGGCGGCCCTGGCGCTGCTCACCCAGGTCGACTCCGGGTCGTCGTACGGCGACTTCGTCGCGCCGCTGATCGTGCTCGGCCTCGCGATCGGGCTGGCGCTGTCGCCCTGCACGGACGCGATCATGGGGGCGTTCCCGGAGTCCGAGCTGGGCGTCGGCGGTGCGGTGAACGACACGTCGCTGGAGCTCGGCGGCTCGCTCGGCATCGCCGTCCTCGGCTCGCTGCTGGCCACGTCGTACTCCGGCCATCTCTCGGACGCGACGGCCGGCCGGGGGCTTCCGGCCTCCTCGCTGGAGACGGCGCAGGACTCGGTGGGGGCCGGGTATGCCGTCGCCCAGGGGCTCGGGGACAAGGCGCGGCAGCTGGCCGAGCAGGCGGCGCACACGAGTGACCCGCAGCAGGCGGAGCGGCTCAAGGCGCAGGCCGGGCAACTGGCCGACGGGGCCCGGCAGATGGCCGACGCGGTGGGGGCGTCCTTCTCCGACGCGGTCGCGCACACCAGTCTGGTCGGCGCGGTGGTGCTGGGCGTCGGTACGGTGGCCGTGGCGCTGTTGCTGCCGGGCAGGGGGAAGGCCGTCGAGGAGTCTGCCGAGGAGGGCAGGCAGGCGGAGTCCGTCGGTGCCCGCTGA